A region of Diospyros lotus cultivar Yz01 chromosome 3, ASM1463336v1, whole genome shotgun sequence DNA encodes the following proteins:
- the LOC127797616 gene encoding F-box protein SKIP14-like: MALNFSHRPIFPARLSEDNLVSPMRIANGCLMEGIPERGGDGFASPWHSNRDVEDCFDYGTGRDRGDRSGSPESVSKDIIDLLPSDPFGMDISTTVTALTGWLEDLEVDYGGYGRDNRGNSRGEYNLFAAGLNFIWNKAVQFQAFPGNVYFGHKSNTVYQTNGCAQEKREANAMSQAGFGKVPVVQDVMNFVDETASSSAGRGIHESCAVAENCSDGDSGAPHPALFFALGFLGVRDLLSVERVCSSFCSTVRSDPLLWRRIHIGQPLNERITDDVLLQLTSRAQGNLQCLSLLECPRITDDGLKHVLENNPRLTKLSVPGCTRLSIEGIVNNLKALKSKGTLGIKHLRIGGRYGITDEQFEELKLLLGTDIHIEEKAHKPRFYHRGNHYLSCDDDRAIDIEICPKCQKLRLVYDCPAEGCQEKADSTQACRACKLCIPRCVQCGHCISDSEYEETFCLEWLCSDCSNRSPKRADSRDVVHGHSENVILQEPDYNYCFHG; the protein is encoded by the exons atggCGCTCAATTTTTCGCATCGGCCAATCTTTCCGGCCCGTTTATCTGAGGACAACTTGGTTTCTCCGATGAGAATTGCTAATGGATGCCTCATGGAAGGGATTCCGGAGAGAGGTGGAGATGGGTTTGCTAGTCCTTGGCATTCAAACAGGGATGTTGAGGATTGCTTTGACTATGGGACGGGGAGGGATAGAGGGGATAGGAGTGGTTCCCCAGAGTCGGTGTCTAAAGACATTATTGACCTATTACCTTCAGATCCATTTGGCATGGATATAAGTACGACTGTCACGGCGCTTACGGGGTGGCTTGAGGATTTGGAAGTGGACTATGGGGGGTATGGAAGGGATAATCGTGGTAACAGTAGAGGAGAGTATAACTTGTTTGCGGCGGGCTTGAATTTCATATGGAACAAGGCCGTGCAGTTCCAGGCCTTCCCTGGCAATGTTTATTTTGGTCATAAATCCAATACAGTTTATCAGACTAATGGATGTGCCCAGGAGAAGAGAGAGGCCAATGCTATGAGCCAGGCTGGTTTTGGGAAGGTTCCTGTTGTTCAGGATGTTATGAATTTTGTAGATGAAACTGCTAGTAGTAGTGCTGGAAGGGGAATACATGAATCTTGTGCTGTTGCTGAGAATTGTTCTGATGGAGATAGTGGAGCTCCTCACCCTGCTTTGTTCTTTGCCCTTGGCTTTCTGGGTGTTCGGGATCTTCTTTCGGTTGAACGGGTTTGCAGCTCTTTCTGTTCAACTGTTCGAAGTGACCCTCTTCTGTGGAGGAGGATTCACATTGGCCAACCACTGAATGAGAGGATTACTGATGATGTTCTTTTGCAATTAACTAGCAGGGCACAAGGTAATTTGCAATGCTTGAGCTTGCTTGAGTGCCCAAGGATCACTGATGATGGTCTGAAACACGTACTCGAAAATAATCCCAGGTTAACCAAG CTGTCTGTTCCTGGATGCACAAGGCTCAGTATTGAGGGCattgtaaataatttaaaggCCCTTAAGTCTAAAGGTACACTTGGAATAAAGCACCTCAGGATTGGCGGGCGTTATGGCATAACAGATGAGCAGTTTGAAGAGTTGAAGTTATTGTTAGGCACTGATATTCACATTGAAGAAAAAGCTCACAAGCCACGTTTTTATCATAGGGGTAATCATTATCTTTCATGTGATGATGACCGTGCCATTGATATTGAAATATGCCCAAAATGCCAGAAATTGAGGCTAGTTTATGATTGCCCAGCCGAGGGTTGTCAAGAGAAAGCGGATTCCACACAAGCATGTAGGGCCTGCAAGCTTTGCATTCCACGCTGTGTTCAATGTGGCCATTGCATTAGTGACAGTGAGTATGAAGAAACATTTTGCTTGGAGTGGCTTTGCTCTGATTGTTCTAATCGGTCACCCAAGCGCGCAGATAGTCGGGATGTGGTGCATGGTCATTCTGAGAATGTCATACTGCAGGAGCCTGATTATAACTACTGTTTTCATGGCTAG